Part of the Thermodesulfobacteriota bacterium genome is shown below.
TAAGGCGCGATGATCCGGCTCTTTCCGAAGCGCAGGTGGCTGGTGGTGATCGAGCCGGACTTTTTGGAGTCGTAGACGAAGTAGCCTTGCGCGTTGTTGTCCGTCTCGGTGCCGATGATCTTGATGGTGTTCTTGTTGGCACCCACCGTGCCGTCCGCGCCCAGGCCGTAGAACATCGCCCGGTAGACCCCGGTGCCCTCGATGTTGAAGGCCGCCTCGTCGTAGGCCAGGCTGGTCAGGGCCACGTCGTCGTTGGGACCGACGCAGAAGTGGCTCTTGGGCGTATCGCTGGCCAGGTTGTCGAAGACCGCCTTGACCATGGCCGGCGTGAGCTCCGCCGAGCCCAGACCGTAGCGACCGCCGACCACCCGGGGGGCCTTGGCCAGGGTGCCGTTGTCCTGGGCCTCGCCGATGGCGGTGCGTACATCCTGATACAAGGGCTCACCCGCGGCGCCCGGCTCCTTGGTGCGGTCGAGAACGGCGATCCGCTGCACGCTCTCAGGCAGGGCCGCCACCATGGCCGCGGCGTCGAAGGGCCGGAAGAGGCGGACGATGACCAGACCCAGCTTGGCACCCTGGGCCACCAAGTGCTCCACCGTGGCAGCCACCGTCTCGCAGCCGGAGCCCATGGCGACGATGACGTCGGTGGCATCCTCGGCCCCCAGGTAGTCGAAGAGATGGTACTGGCGGCCGGTGAGCTTGGCGAAGCGGTCGAAGGTCTCCTGGACAATGCCGGGCACCTGGGCGTAGAAGCTGTTCACCGTCTCGCGGCCGGTGAAGTAGACGTCCGGGTTCTGGGCAGTGCCGCGCATGGCCGGCCGGTCCGGGCACAGGCCCCGGCTGCGGTGGGCGATCACCAGTTCGTCGTCGATCATCGCCCGCATGTCATCCATGGTCAGCTGCTCCACCTTCTGGATCTCGTGGGAGGTCCTGAAGCCGTCGAAGAAGTGCATGAAGGGGATGCGGGATTTCAGGGTGGCCTGCTGGCTCACCAGAGCGAAGTCCATGCACTCCTGGACGCTCTGGGAGCACAGCATGCCCCAGCCGGTCTGGCGGGCGGCCATGACGTCGCTGTGGTCGCCGAAGATGGACAGGCCCTGGCAGGCCAGGGAGCGGGCGGTGATGTGGAAGACCGTGGGGGTGAGCTCGCCGGCCAGCTTGTACATGTTGGGCAGCATCAGGAGCAGGCCCTGGGAGGCCGTGAAGGTGGTGCACAGGGCGCCGGTGGTCAAGGAGCCGTGCAGGGAGCCGGCCACGCCGCCCTCGGACTGCATCTGGGAGACCAGGGGCACGGTCCCCCAGAGGTTCTTCTGGCCGGCCGTGGCCTTGGCATCCGCCTCGGCGGCCATGGGCGACGAGGGGGTGATGGGGTAGATGGTGATGATCTCGTTGGTGGCATACGCCACATGGGTGCAGGCCTGGTTGCCGTCGATGGTGACCATCTTCCGTGACATGCGCGTCTTCTCCTCGTTCGGGTCTAGGGTTTGGAAAAGGGATCGTGCCCTGAAAAACGAACTGCAGAATAGCGAAGGGACTGAGGCTGCCGCAGCTCTTCGTGCTGGCGGCGACCAGCTCAAGCGCCGCGGGATTTGAGGATCAGCTCCGGGGGATTCAACAGCACCTTGGTGCCTGGCGGCACCGAGCGGGTCAGCCAGACATTGCCGCCGATCACCGAGCCGGCGCCGATCACCGTCTCTCCCCCCAGGATGGTGGTGCCGGCGTAGACGGTGACGTCATCCTCCAGGGTGGGGTGGCGCTTCCTGCCCCGTTCCAGGGCACCGGAGGCATCCCGCTTGAAGGCCAGGGCCCCCAGGGTGACCCCCTGGTAGATCTTCACCCGGTTGCCGATGACCGTGGTCTCGCCGACCACGACCCCGGTGCCGTGGTCGATGAAGAAGGAATGCCCGATCTCGGCCCCGGGATGGATGTCGACCCCGGTGACGCTGTGGGCATACTCGGTCATGATCCGCGGCAGGAGCGGCACTGACAGCTCGTGCAAGGCGTGGGCGATCCGGTAGACGGTGATGGCGAAGACACCGGGGTAGCAGAAGATGATCTCGTCCACCCCTTTGGCTGCCGGGTCCCCCTCGTAGGTGGCGCGGACGTCCGTGGCCAGGCTGGCCCGGAGGTCCGGCAGCCGCTGCAAGAAGGCATAGGCCTTCTCCTTGCCCTGCTCGCTGCACTCCTGGCAGGGCAGATGGCAGCGGATGCAGTCATGACGGATGGCGTTGGTGATCTCGACGCTCAGTCGATCGAAAAGGCTCGAGATCTCAAGGCCCAGCCGGTAGCGCAGGTTGACGGCATCCACCCCCTGGGTGCCAAAGTAGCCCGGGAAGAGGATATCCCGGGTCGCCTCCACCAGGGCGACGACATTGGCCCGGGAGGGCAGGGGCTCGGCACCCACGTGCTCGAAGCACTGGCCGGAGTAACAGGTGTCCACCAGGCGGTCGACGACCTCCGGCAGCCGGTGGCGAAACTCGATGGCTTGCGACCGCACCTCCCGGCAGGGGCCGCCTTCGCTCACGTTGTCGTGGTCCTGGTCCAAGGTCATGGCTTGTCATGCCCTCCCAACCGGCAGAAGGGAGGGGCGGGCCGGCGGCCAGGCTGCGGGCCCGGACTCCTGGCAGGGATCGCGAAGGATGATGGCTTCGCTCAGGAACAGAAAGCCCAGGACGAGCTCACTACGACGTTCTCAAGGATCCGCTGGAACAGGCGGAATGAGGCGCCCGGCGGTCTCAAGGGAAAAAGGCCTCCTATTCTATGAGGAAGGGGCGAACATTGCAAAAGGTTTTTTCCCCAAGAACGTTCTTGACAAGTGCAGGCGCCGTCGGTAAGTTTCCCGCCGTGTGGTTGCCGAAGTGGCGGAATTGGTAGACGCGCTAGGTTCAGGGTCTAGTGGGGGTCTCCCCGTAGGAGTTCAAGTCTCCTCTTCGGCACCAGCACTCTTTTCCCTCTCCATTCGGCCTTTCCTGTTTCCCTCCCGGTTCCGCCAGCAGTCAACGCTCCTGTCCTGATCAGCCGGGCGGGGCGATCTTGTGTGTCGTGGGTCCCGGGACCCGGTTTCGACCGGGGGCGTCTCCTCGCGCAAAGCCCCAGCTGCATTTCCGGGAGCCCCATCATTTGGACACCTCCGAGCAGACGGACGGCATTGAGGTGGCGGTGATCCGCTCCCCCAGCCGGCGCCGGGTGGAAACCCTGGCCGTGGTGGTGTCGGCGGCCGGCATCAGCTACCGCATCGACCGGGACCATGCGGTCTGGGGCCTCTTTGTGCCGGCTGCCGAGGCCTTCCGGGCCCGGGCCGAGATCGCCCGTTTCGAGGAGGAGGAGCGGGCCTGGCCGCCCCCTGCCCAGGAGCCGGTACCGGTCCTGTCGCCACGGCCGCCCACCATTCTGCTCGCCGGTGCCCTGGCCGGCTTCTACCTGATCACTGGCCCCTGGGCCCTTGATACCATCTGGTTTCGAATCGGCGCCGTGGCGTCGGAGCGCATCCTGAGCCACGGCGAGTGGTGGCGTCTGATCACCGCCCTCACCCTGCACGCCGATCCGGTGCATGTGGTGGGCAACATGCTCATTGGCGGGGTGATCATCCACCTGCTGTGCCGGCA
Proteins encoded:
- a CDS encoding serine acetyltransferase; the protein is MTLDQDHDNVSEGGPCREVRSQAIEFRHRLPEVVDRLVDTCYSGQCFEHVGAEPLPSRANVVALVEATRDILFPGYFGTQGVDAVNLRYRLGLEISSLFDRLSVEITNAIRHDCIRCHLPCQECSEQGKEKAYAFLQRLPDLRASLATDVRATYEGDPAAKGVDEIIFCYPGVFAITVYRIAHALHELSVPLLPRIMTEYAHSVTGVDIHPGAEIGHSFFIDHGTGVVVGETTVIGNRVKIYQGVTLGALAFKRDASGALERGRKRHPTLEDDVTVYAGTTILGGETVIGAGSVIGGNVWLTRSVPPGTKVLLNPPELILKSRGA
- a CDS encoding rhomboid family intramembrane serine protease; the protein is MDTSEQTDGIEVAVIRSPSRRRVETLAVVVSAAGISYRIDRDHAVWGLFVPAAEAFRARAEIARFEEEERAWPPPAQEPVPVLSPRPPTILLAGALAGFYLITGPWALDTIWFRIGAVASERILSHGEWWRLITALTLHADPVHVVGNMLIGGVIIHLLCRQMGSALGLFLVLLSGALGNAANVLARQGPHLSVGFSTAVFGGLGILAGQELWRRRRAAWRGMLLPLAAALALLAMLGAEGEHTDLGAHLFGLAAGLLLGLAAAVLPGSPPARLPRPVAWALGIASLAVVVGAWWLAIRNS